Proteins from a single region of Gossypium arboreum isolate Shixiya-1 chromosome 1, ASM2569848v2, whole genome shotgun sequence:
- the LOC108472819 gene encoding auxin-responsive protein SAUR71 translates to MKQLIRRLYRVADASSQYSLLSSDTASTRHRITRRAESFRIAVASLKKPVRRSVPEGHVPVYVGEEMERFLVNAELLNHPVFVSLLNKSAQEYGYDQKGVLHIPCHVLVFERVMEALRLGADLRDLQDLLRSFSDDCFLDL, encoded by the coding sequence ATGAAGCAGCTCATCCGCCGTCTCTACCGCGTCGCCGATGCTTCCTCCCAGTATAGCCTTCTCAGTTCCGACACCGCCTCCACGCGCCATCGCATCACGCGTCGGGCTGAATCTTTCCGTATCGCGGTCGCTTCCTTGAAAAAGCCGGTGCGCCGTTCTGTCCCCGAAGGTCACGTGCCGGTCTACGTGGGGGAAGAGATGGAGCGGTTCCTGGTGAACGCAGAGTTGCTGAACCACCCGGTTTTTGTTAGCTTGCTTAATAAATCGGCTCAGGAGTACGGGTATGACCAAAAAGGGGTACTTCATATTCCGTGTCACGTTCTGGTTTTTGAACGGGTTATGGAAGCGTTGAGATTGGGGGCTGACCTACGTGACCTCCAGGACCTCCTTCGTTCTTTCTCCGACGACTGTTTTCTCGATTTATAA